The Streptomyces fungicidicus nucleotide sequence AGGCGGTGCGGGTGCCCGCCGCCCTGCTGCCCGTGCGTGCCGCGCTGCCGCTCCTCACGCGTGCGCGTGCCGGCGGCGCGGGACACCGGGCCGCCTCGTTCTGGGGCGCCGCCGCCGTGCACGCCCTCCACCTGGTGGCGCGCGGACTGCTGCTGCCGGGACTCTCCGCCGCCGACCACGACGCCTGGCGCGTCGGCCCGCTGGACGCGGCGGACGCCGAAGCGGTCCGCCGGCTGGCCGCCGCGATGCCTCCCGAGGCGCACGCGGTGCCGCTGGACGGCTCCGGGCCGCCGCGCCTGCCCGATCCCGAGCGGCTGCTGCGCGCGTTCCTCGACGCGGTCGCCGACACCCTCCCCCGCTCCCCCGCCGCCCAGCTGGTCACCGGCACGGCGGCCTTCGCGGCACCCGGGCCCCAGCGGCTGCCCGGTCTGCGGACCTGGGCGGCCGGCGTCGCCGCGGGCCACGACGCGGGCGTGCGGCTGTCGCTGCGCATCGAGGTGCACGGACTGGCCGACGCGGCGGACGACCCGGCAGGCAACCCGGCGGACGACCCGGACGTCTCGTTCCGGGCCGTCCTGCAGATGCACGGCGTGCACGACCCCGCCCTCGTCGCGGACGCCGGCGAGGTGTGGGCCGGGGCCGCCGGCGCGGCCTTCGGGCCCGGCGCGCGGATGGACGCGCTGCTCGCGCTGCGCCGAGCGGCGCGGGCCTGGGCGCCACTCGCCCCCTTGCTGTCGGCGGCGGTGCCGGACGCGGTGGACCTGGTGGCGGAGGAGGTCTCCGACCTCCTCGGCGAGGGCGCCCGGGCGCTCGCCGGCGCGGGCGTCGACGTGCACTGGCCCAGGGAACTGGTCCGCGGGCTCACCACCCGCGCGCAGGTCGGCCCCGCCGGCGACGAGTCCGGGCCTGGGCGGGCAGGCTCGGCGGACGGGCCGTCCTTCCTGTCGGCGGACGCGCTGCTCGCCTTCGACTGGTGGTTCGCCCTGGGCGACCGGCGGCTGACGCGCGAGGAGCTGGACCGGCTGGCCGAGGCGAACCGCCCCCTGGTGCGGCTGCACGACCAGTGGGTCCTGGTGGATCCGCGGGAGCTGGCCCGGGCACGGGCCCGCCAGGACCACAAGATCACGCCGGTCGAGGCGCTCGGCGCGGCCCTGACCGGCTCCATGGAGGTCGACGGCAGCCGGATCGAGGTGCGGCCCACCGGATGGCTGGCGGACCTGCGGGACCGGCTCGCGGACCCCGGGGCCCAGGAGCCCGTCGAGCAGCCCGGCGCTCTCGCCGCCACACTGCGGGACTACCAACGGCGGGGCCTGACCTGGCTGGCCCGGACCACCTCCCTGGGTCTTGGCTGCTGCCTCGCCGACGACATGGGGCTCGGCAAGACCATCACCCTGATCGCCCTGCATCTGCACCGCCAGGCCGACCCGGAGTCGGCGGGTCCCACCCTCGTGGTCTGCCCGACCTCCCTGATGGGCAACTGGCAGCGGGAGATCGAACGGTTCGCTCCGGGCACACCGGTGCGCCGCTTCCACGGCACCCGGCGGGCGCTGGACGGCCTGGCAAACGGCGAGTTCGTGCTCACCACGTACGGCACCATGCGCCTGGACGCCGCCCGGCTCGCCGGGGTCCCCTGGGGGCTGGTCGTGGCCGACGAGGCCCAGCACGTGAAGAACCCGTACGCGTCGACCGCCCGTCAGCTGCGTTCCATCGGCGGACGCGCCCGCGTGGCGCTCACCGGCACACCGGTGGAGAACAACCTGTCGGAGCTCTGGGCGATCCTCGACTGGACGACTCCGGGGCTGCTGGGCCGGCTCGGCACCTTCCGCCGGCGGTACGCGAACGCCGTGGAGAGCGGGCAGGACCCGGCCGCGGCGGAACGGCTGGCCCGTCTGGTGGGGCCGTTCCTGCTGCGCCGCCGCAAGTCGGACCCGGGGATCGCGCCCGAGCTGCCGCCCAAGACGGAGACCGATCACGCCGTGTCGCTCACGCCCGAGCAGACGGGGCTGTACGAGGCGGTGGTGCGCGAGGCGCTGGCCGAGATCGCCGGCGCCGACGGCGTCGCGCGCCGCGGACTGATCGTGAAGCTGCTGACCGGCCTGAAGCAGATCTGCAACCACCCGGCGCAGTTCCTCAAGGAGGAGCGGCCGGTGGTCGCCGGACGGTCCGGGAAGCTGGAGCTGCTGGACGAACTGCTCGACACGGTCCTCACCGAGGGCGCCGGGGTGCTGGTGTTCACGCAGTACGTGCGGATGGCGCGGCTGCTGGAACGGCATCTGACCGCCCGGGGCGTACCGGCGCAGTTCCTGCACGGCGGCACGCCGGTCGCCGGGCGGGAGGCGATGGTGCGCCGGTTCCAGGACGGTGGGGTGCCGGTCTTCCTGCTGTCGCTGAAGGCGGCGGGCACGGGGCTGAACCTCACCCGCGCGG carries:
- a CDS encoding DEAD/DEAH box helicase translates to MAAQSSPPARSSDPSELAHSAVVFVPGDPARAGRVAFWRPDGSAPPEVAGAAAEDLTVVVPRGGGVEAVRVPAALLPVRAALPLLTRARAGGAGHRAASFWGAAAVHALHLVARGLLLPGLSAADHDAWRVGPLDAADAEAVRRLAAAMPPEAHAVPLDGSGPPRLPDPERLLRAFLDAVADTLPRSPAAQLVTGTAAFAAPGPQRLPGLRTWAAGVAAGHDAGVRLSLRIEVHGLADAADDPAGNPADDPDVSFRAVLQMHGVHDPALVADAGEVWAGAAGAAFGPGARMDALLALRRAARAWAPLAPLLSAAVPDAVDLVAEEVSDLLGEGARALAGAGVDVHWPRELVRGLTTRAQVGPAGDESGPGRAGSADGPSFLSADALLAFDWWFALGDRRLTREELDRLAEANRPLVRLHDQWVLVDPRELARARARQDHKITPVEALGAALTGSMEVDGSRIEVRPTGWLADLRDRLADPGAQEPVEQPGALAATLRDYQRRGLTWLARTTSLGLGCCLADDMGLGKTITLIALHLHRQADPESAGPTLVVCPTSLMGNWQREIERFAPGTPVRRFHGTRRALDGLANGEFVLTTYGTMRLDAARLAGVPWGLVVADEAQHVKNPYASTARQLRSIGGRARVALTGTPVENNLSELWAILDWTTPGLLGRLGTFRRRYANAVESGQDPAAAERLARLVGPFLLRRRKSDPGIAPELPPKTETDHAVSLTPEQTGLYEAVVREALAEIAGADGVARRGLIVKLLTGLKQICNHPAQFLKEERPVVAGRSGKLELLDELLDTVLTEGAGVLVFTQYVRMARLLERHLTARGVPAQFLHGGTPVAGREAMVRRFQDGGVPVFLLSLKAAGTGLNLTRAEHVVHYDRWWNPAVEAQATDRAYRIGQTRPVQVHRIIAEGTVEDRIAALLERKRELADAVLGSGETAFTELTDAELADLTELRGGPR